The following coding sequences lie in one Flexivirga oryzae genomic window:
- a CDS encoding allantoate amidohydrolase: protein MWSDLQPVGRATTGGYRRFAWTAEDHTLREWFAAEAQARGLDLTQDRMGNQWAWWGDPDRDGPGVVVGSHLDSVPDGGAYDGPLGVVSAFAAVDALRARGFQPTRPIAVVNFGDEEGARFGVACAGSRVISGAMTAERALGLTDADGVSMAEALRAAGRAPDTIGRDDETLRRIGQFVELHVEQGRALADLDPATSAVAVGTDIWPHGRWRIDLPGTANHAGTTALADRQDAMLSAAEVVLAARAAATANGCVATTGKIAVEPGGVNAIPSHVRLWLDARGSDQQAVRATVSAVEEAARGLGGTLTEESWTDTTRFDDELSGRLRQILGEQTPMLGTGAGHDAGVLATAGVSTSMLFVRNPTGVSHSPEEFAERDDCLRGVDALTAVVEELASS, encoded by the coding sequence ATGTGGTCCGACCTGCAGCCGGTGGGTCGCGCGACGACCGGCGGTTACCGGCGCTTCGCCTGGACCGCGGAGGACCACACGCTGCGCGAGTGGTTCGCCGCCGAGGCGCAGGCACGCGGCCTGGACCTGACCCAGGACCGGATGGGCAACCAGTGGGCCTGGTGGGGTGACCCGGACCGTGACGGCCCCGGCGTGGTCGTCGGCTCGCACCTGGACTCGGTGCCCGACGGTGGGGCGTACGACGGGCCGCTCGGGGTGGTCTCCGCCTTCGCGGCGGTCGATGCGCTGCGGGCCAGGGGATTCCAGCCGACCCGACCCATCGCCGTCGTCAACTTCGGTGACGAGGAAGGTGCTCGGTTCGGCGTCGCCTGCGCCGGATCACGCGTCATCAGCGGCGCCATGACGGCGGAGCGGGCGCTCGGCCTGACCGATGCCGACGGTGTCAGCATGGCCGAGGCGTTGCGCGCTGCCGGTCGTGCACCCGACACCATCGGCCGTGACGACGAAACCCTGCGTCGCATCGGCCAGTTCGTCGAGCTCCATGTCGAACAGGGTCGTGCGCTCGCCGATCTGGACCCGGCCACTTCGGCCGTCGCGGTCGGCACCGACATCTGGCCGCACGGCCGGTGGCGGATCGACCTGCCCGGTACCGCGAACCACGCCGGCACCACGGCGCTGGCGGACCGACAGGACGCGATGCTGTCGGCTGCCGAGGTCGTCCTCGCCGCCCGGGCCGCCGCAACCGCGAACGGCTGTGTCGCCACGACCGGCAAGATCGCGGTCGAGCCGGGCGGCGTGAACGCCATACCCTCGCACGTCCGGCTGTGGCTCGACGCCCGTGGCTCGGACCAGCAGGCCGTGCGCGCAACCGTTTCCGCGGTCGAGGAGGCGGCGCGTGGGCTCGGTGGCACTCTCACCGAGGAGTCCTGGACCGACACCACGCGCTTCGACGACGAGCTGTCCGGGCGGCTCCGGCAGATCCTGGGTGAGCAGACGCCGATGCTCGGCACCGGCGCCGGTCACGACGCCGGGGTGCTCGCCACCGCCGGGGTGTCGACGTCGATGCTCTTCGTGCGCAACCCGACCGGTGTCTCCCACTCGCCGGAGGAGTTCGCCGAGCGCGACGACTGCCTGCGCGGGGTGGACGCGCTCACCGCAGTGGTGGAGGAGCTGGCTTCGTCATGA
- the hutI gene encoding imidazolonepropionase encodes MTSTAWTGISELVTNDPTHPEADGSPLGIITQAAVVTDGGKVVWVGAQHRLPDADERRDLGGRAVIPAFVDSHSHLVFAGDRSAEFAARMTGEPYDGGGIAVSMAATRAATDDELRALVGARVAELHAQGTGVVEIKSGYGLDVDNEARALRIAREFTDETTFLGAHVVPPEFRESAGGRDDYLDLVCGDMLAACAPHARWIDVFCEPNSVYAFTGEESERVLRAGLAAGLELRVHGNQLGHGPGARLAVELGAASVDHCTFLSDADVDALAGSATVATLLPGVEFSTRSPYPDARRLIDAGATVALASDCNPGTCYSSSIPFAIAVAVRDMGMTPAEALLAATAGAAQSLRRTDIGVIRGGAQADLTVLDAPSYLHLAYRPGVPVARKLT; translated from the coding sequence GTGACGAGCACAGCGTGGACCGGGATCAGCGAACTGGTCACGAACGATCCGACGCATCCCGAGGCGGACGGCTCACCACTCGGGATCATCACGCAGGCCGCGGTGGTCACCGACGGCGGCAAGGTCGTGTGGGTCGGTGCCCAGCACCGATTGCCGGACGCGGACGAGCGCCGTGATCTCGGTGGGCGTGCCGTCATACCCGCCTTCGTCGACAGCCACAGTCACCTCGTCTTCGCCGGCGACCGGTCCGCGGAGTTCGCCGCGCGGATGACCGGTGAGCCGTACGACGGCGGTGGTATCGCGGTTTCCATGGCGGCCACCCGCGCGGCGACCGACGACGAGTTACGCGCCCTGGTCGGTGCACGGGTCGCCGAGCTGCACGCTCAGGGCACGGGTGTCGTGGAGATCAAGAGCGGCTACGGACTGGACGTCGACAATGAGGCGCGTGCGCTGCGCATCGCACGCGAATTCACCGACGAGACAACGTTCCTCGGTGCGCACGTGGTGCCACCTGAGTTCCGCGAAAGTGCCGGTGGGCGCGACGACTACCTCGACCTCGTGTGCGGCGACATGCTCGCCGCCTGCGCGCCGCACGCCCGCTGGATCGACGTCTTCTGCGAGCCGAACAGCGTGTACGCGTTCACCGGGGAGGAGTCCGAGCGAGTGCTGCGCGCCGGACTCGCGGCCGGTCTGGAGCTGCGCGTGCACGGCAACCAGCTGGGACACGGACCGGGTGCACGACTCGCGGTCGAGCTGGGTGCGGCAAGCGTCGACCACTGCACGTTCCTGTCCGACGCGGATGTGGACGCCCTGGCCGGATCTGCAACGGTGGCAACGCTGTTGCCGGGTGTCGAGTTCTCCACCAGGTCGCCCTACCCGGACGCCCGCCGGCTGATCGATGCCGGCGCGACCGTGGCACTGGCCAGTGACTGCAACCCCGGCACCTGCTACTCCAGCTCGATCCCGTTCGCGATCGCGGTCGCGGTGCGGGACATGGGTATGACGCCCGCCGAGGCCCTGCTCGCGGCCACGGCGGGAGCGGCGCAGTCGTTGCGGCGCACCGACATCGGCGTCATCCGCGGTGGGGCTCAGGCCGATCTCACGGTCCTCGATGCGCCGTCATACCTGCACCTGGCCTACCGTCCCGGTGTTCCTGTCGCGCGCAAGCTCACGTAG
- a CDS encoding tautomerase family protein: MPTVTVLQGPRPVEVKRDLIRRITDAFVEVLGIPGDLVQVWIQETPADSWGADGVLTADK, translated from the coding sequence ATGCCTACCGTGACCGTTCTGCAGGGGCCGCGCCCCGTCGAGGTCAAGCGCGACCTGATCCGCCGCATCACCGACGCGTTCGTCGAGGTGCTCGGGATCCCGGGTGACCTCGTGCAGGTCTGGATCCAGGAGACCCCAGCTGACAGTTGGGGTGCCGACGGGGTGCTGACCGCCGACAAGTGA
- the hutU gene encoding urocanate hydratase produces the protein MEGARPVRAPRGTTLTAQSWATEAPMRMLMNNLDPEVAEHPDDLVVYGGTGRAARDWRSFDAMVRTLQGLKADETMLVQSGRPVGVMQTHEWAPRVLIANSNLVPDWANWPEFRRLEQLGLTMYGQMTAGSWIYIGTQGIVQGTYETFAAVAEKRFNGTLAGTLTLTGGCGGMGGAQPLAVTLNDGACLIVDVDESRLRRRVEHRYLDEVADDLDDAIEKAVAAKNERRAWSVGVVGNAAEIFPELLRRGVPIDIVTDQTSAHDPLSYLPEGISPDDWHDYAAKKPEEFTDRSRESMAKHVQAMVEFQDGGAEVFDYGNSIRDEARKGGYERAFEFPGFVPAYIRPLFCEGKGPFRWAALSGDPKDIYATDKAVMDLFPDNDRLQKWMRGAKEKIAFQGLPARICWLGYGERDKAGLAFNDLVARGEVSAPIVIGRDHLDCGSVASPYRETEAMADGSDAIADWPLLNALVNTSSGASWVSLHHGGGVGIGRSIHAGQVSLADGTPLAAQKLARVLTNDPGMGVIRHVDAGYDIAEDVATERGVRVPMREG, from the coding sequence ATGGAAGGTGCACGACCGGTCCGCGCCCCGCGCGGTACGACCCTCACCGCCCAGTCCTGGGCCACCGAGGCGCCGATGCGCATGCTGATGAACAACCTCGACCCGGAGGTCGCCGAGCACCCCGACGACCTGGTCGTCTACGGCGGCACCGGCCGCGCCGCCCGCGACTGGCGGTCCTTCGACGCGATGGTCCGCACCCTGCAGGGCCTCAAGGCCGACGAGACCATGCTGGTGCAGTCCGGCCGCCCGGTCGGCGTCATGCAGACCCACGAGTGGGCGCCGCGCGTGCTCATCGCCAACTCCAATCTCGTTCCCGACTGGGCGAACTGGCCGGAGTTCCGCCGGCTGGAGCAGCTCGGCCTGACGATGTACGGGCAGATGACCGCCGGTTCCTGGATCTACATCGGTACCCAGGGCATCGTGCAGGGCACCTACGAGACCTTCGCCGCGGTCGCGGAGAAGCGCTTCAACGGCACGCTCGCCGGCACCCTGACACTGACCGGCGGGTGTGGCGGCATGGGCGGCGCGCAGCCGCTCGCCGTCACCCTCAACGACGGAGCCTGCCTGATCGTCGACGTCGACGAGTCACGGCTGCGCCGCCGCGTCGAGCACCGTTACCTCGACGAGGTCGCCGACGATCTGGACGACGCGATCGAGAAGGCCGTCGCGGCCAAGAACGAGCGCCGCGCCTGGTCCGTGGGTGTCGTCGGCAACGCCGCCGAGATCTTCCCCGAGTTGCTGCGTCGCGGTGTGCCGATCGACATCGTCACCGACCAGACCAGCGCCCACGACCCGCTCTCCTATCTGCCGGAAGGCATTTCGCCGGATGACTGGCACGACTACGCCGCCAAGAAGCCGGAGGAGTTCACCGACCGCTCCCGCGAGTCGATGGCCAAGCACGTGCAGGCCATGGTGGAGTTCCAGGACGGCGGCGCCGAGGTCTTCGACTACGGCAATTCCATCCGCGACGAGGCACGCAAGGGCGGCTACGAGCGGGCCTTCGAGTTCCCCGGCTTCGTGCCGGCATACATCCGCCCGCTGTTCTGCGAGGGCAAGGGCCCGTTCCGCTGGGCGGCGCTGTCCGGTGACCCGAAGGACATCTACGCGACCGACAAGGCCGTGATGGATCTGTTCCCCGACAACGACCGCCTGCAGAAGTGGATGCGCGGCGCCAAGGAGAAGATCGCCTTCCAGGGGCTGCCGGCCCGTATCTGCTGGCTCGGATACGGCGAGCGTGACAAGGCCGGACTCGCGTTCAACGACCTGGTCGCCCGCGGTGAGGTCAGCGCACCGATCGTGATCGGCCGCGACCACCTGGACTGCGGATCGGTCGCGTCGCCATACCGTGAAACCGAAGCGATGGCAGACGGTTCCGACGCGATCGCCGACTGGCCGCTGCTCAACGCGCTGGTCAACACCAGCTCCGGTGCGAGCTGGGTGTCGCTCCACCACGGCGGCGGTGTCGGCATCGGCCGTTCCATCCACGCCGGCCAGGTCTCCCTGGCGGACGGCACTCCGCTCGCCGCGCAGAAACTGGCCCGCGTGCTCACCAACGACCCGGGCATGGGCGTCATCCGCCACGTCGACGCGGGTTACGACATCGCCGAGGACGTCGCGACCGAGCGCGGCGTGCGCGTCCCGATGCGCGAGGGCTGA
- a CDS encoding formimidoylglutamate deiminase — MTSYWAEYALLPSGIAHDVRFTLAGDVFDRIEAGQPHGDAHRLPGVVLPGFANTHSHAFHRALRGRTHAEGGTFWTWRSRMYDAAARLTPDNYLKLARAAYAEMALSGITSVGEFHYVHHNPDGTPYDNPNAMGEALQQAARDAGVRLTLLDTCYLAGGLTADGHVPLEPEQSRFGDGDVSRWAERVSQLWDDATNRVGTAIHSVRAVPRDQLREFVQYKHFGQTLPTTHAHVSEQPAENEACLAFYGMTPVQLLAEAGVVDDDFTAVHATHLTDGDIKTLGGAASIASFCPTTERDLADGIGPSRELLDAGARLSLGSDQHAVIDMFEEVRGLESHERLRTLHRGRLMPEELLSAATAHDTVGWSEAGSLQIGAKADLVAVDLESPRTAGVPAEFVLTAATAADVTDVIRDGEVVVGDRQHRLGDVGHLLTDAINDLWEAP, encoded by the coding sequence ATGACGAGCTATTGGGCCGAATACGCACTGTTGCCAAGCGGAATCGCGCACGATGTGCGCTTCACGCTCGCCGGCGACGTCTTCGACCGGATCGAGGCCGGGCAGCCGCACGGCGATGCGCACCGCCTGCCCGGCGTCGTCCTGCCCGGTTTCGCCAACACACACAGCCACGCGTTCCACCGGGCGCTGCGCGGCCGCACGCACGCCGAGGGCGGCACCTTCTGGACCTGGCGGTCCCGGATGTATGACGCAGCGGCGCGTCTCACCCCGGACAACTACCTGAAGCTCGCCCGGGCGGCGTACGCCGAGATGGCGCTGTCGGGCATCACCAGTGTGGGCGAGTTCCACTATGTCCACCACAACCCGGACGGCACGCCCTACGACAACCCCAACGCGATGGGCGAGGCGCTGCAGCAGGCGGCGCGCGACGCCGGTGTGCGACTGACGCTGCTCGACACCTGTTATCTCGCAGGCGGTTTGACCGCCGACGGGCACGTGCCGCTCGAGCCCGAACAGTCGCGCTTCGGCGACGGTGACGTCTCTCGCTGGGCGGAGCGGGTCTCCCAGCTGTGGGACGACGCGACCAACCGGGTGGGCACGGCGATCCACTCCGTGCGGGCCGTGCCGCGCGACCAACTGCGGGAGTTCGTCCAGTACAAGCACTTCGGGCAGACGCTGCCGACGACCCACGCGCACGTGTCGGAGCAGCCGGCGGAGAACGAAGCGTGCCTGGCGTTCTACGGCATGACGCCGGTGCAGTTGCTCGCCGAGGCGGGCGTCGTGGACGACGACTTCACCGCGGTGCACGCCACGCACCTCACCGACGGCGACATCAAGACGCTGGGCGGGGCAGCTTCGATCGCATCGTTCTGCCCGACCACCGAGCGCGACCTCGCCGACGGCATCGGACCGTCCCGCGAACTGCTCGACGCGGGAGCCCGATTGAGCCTCGGCTCGGATCAGCACGCCGTCATCGACATGTTCGAGGAGGTCCGTGGCCTTGAGTCGCACGAACGGCTGCGGACGCTGCACCGCGGCCGCCTCATGCCGGAGGAGCTGCTGTCGGCCGCGACCGCACACGACACGGTCGGCTGGAGCGAGGCCGGGTCACTGCAGATCGGCGCGAAGGCCGACCTGGTCGCCGTCGACCTCGAGTCGCCCCGCACCGCAGGGGTCCCGGCAGAATTCGTGCTCACCGCTGCCACCGCAGCCGATGTCACCGACGTGATCCGCGACGGCGAGGTCGTCGTGGGCGACCGGCAACACCGGCTGGGGGACGTCGGTCACCTGTTGACCGACGCGATCAACGACTTGTGGGAGGCACCGTGA
- a CDS encoding purine-cytosine permease family protein has translation MSTESLAPEVPAEPTGAVEKHSIDWIPPEDRHGSVRNLFSVWFAANMQITTVVTGALAVIIGLSLPWALLAIVVGNAFGAIFMALHSAQGPKLGIPQMIQSRAQFGFYGAILPLILVLLMYLGFFASSGVLGGQALSAWTGLGLVPSILIVSAVCTVAAVLGYRWIHAMERVISVCAVLGFLYLSFRLLQQHDIGNAWHAGSFSFGTFLLAVAIAATWQITFAPYVADYSRYLPEDTSARASFGWTYAGSFIGTVWMMAFGSIAAALASKSFGDNSVSFVVDLAPGGAQWVFYIILLLGVLAINTLNLYGAFMSTTTTTSAVVKLKMGTGVRASFVIVTAVVGSLIAVLGHSNFVPNFENFILFLAYFLIPWTAINLVDFYLVRRERYDIPSILDRGGLYPDWSWPALLAYVLGVIVEVPFMSTTFYTGPMVDHLGGADISWILGLIVSAAVYAAFRGHIVAGEAKWYTERAEVKA, from the coding sequence ATGAGCACCGAGTCGCTTGCCCCCGAGGTGCCCGCGGAGCCGACCGGCGCGGTCGAGAAGCACTCGATCGACTGGATCCCCCCGGAGGACCGGCACGGGTCCGTGCGCAACCTCTTCTCGGTATGGTTCGCCGCGAACATGCAGATCACCACCGTGGTGACCGGCGCGCTCGCGGTGATCATCGGGTTGTCGCTGCCGTGGGCGCTGCTCGCGATCGTGGTCGGCAACGCGTTCGGTGCGATCTTCATGGCGCTGCACTCGGCGCAGGGGCCGAAGCTCGGCATCCCCCAGATGATCCAGAGCAGAGCGCAGTTCGGCTTCTACGGTGCGATCCTGCCGCTGATCCTGGTGCTGCTGATGTACCTCGGCTTCTTCGCCAGCAGCGGCGTGCTCGGTGGTCAGGCCCTGTCCGCGTGGACCGGGCTGGGCCTCGTGCCGTCGATCCTGATCGTCAGCGCCGTGTGCACGGTCGCGGCCGTGCTCGGCTACCGCTGGATCCACGCCATGGAGCGAGTGATCAGTGTCTGTGCGGTGCTCGGCTTCCTCTACCTGTCCTTCCGGTTGCTGCAGCAGCACGACATCGGTAACGCGTGGCACGCTGGGTCCTTCTCGTTCGGGACATTCCTGCTGGCGGTCGCGATCGCGGCCACCTGGCAGATCACCTTCGCGCCGTACGTCGCCGACTACTCGCGTTACCTGCCGGAGGACACGAGCGCGCGGGCGTCCTTCGGGTGGACGTATGCCGGGTCGTTCATCGGCACCGTGTGGATGATGGCGTTCGGCTCGATCGCCGCAGCACTCGCGTCGAAGTCCTTCGGCGACAACTCGGTGTCGTTCGTGGTCGACCTGGCCCCCGGTGGCGCGCAGTGGGTCTTCTACATCATCCTGCTGCTCGGGGTGCTGGCCATCAACACGCTGAACCTCTACGGCGCGTTCATGTCGACGACAACCACCACGTCGGCGGTCGTGAAACTGAAGATGGGCACCGGTGTTCGCGCGAGCTTCGTCATCGTCACCGCGGTTGTCGGCTCGCTGATCGCAGTGCTCGGGCACTCCAACTTCGTGCCCAACTTCGAGAACTTCATCCTCTTCCTCGCCTACTTCCTGATCCCGTGGACCGCGATCAATCTGGTCGACTTCTACCTGGTCCGGCGGGAGCGCTACGACATTCCGTCGATCCTGGACCGCGGCGGGCTCTACCCGGACTGGAGTTGGCCGGCGCTGCTGGCCTACGTGCTCGGTGTGATCGTCGAGGTGCCCTTCATGAGCACCACGTTCTACACCGGCCCGATGGTCGACCACCTCGGCGGCGCGGACATCTCCTGGATCCTCGGGCTGATCGTGTCTGCCGCCGTGTACGCCGCCTTCCGGGGGCACATCGTGGCCGGTGAGGCCAAGTGGTACACCGAGCGCGCGGAGGTGAAGGCGTGA
- a CDS encoding LysR family transcriptional regulator produces the protein MELRQLEYFVAVAEELHFGRAAANLAIGQPAVSQQVARLERELGVQLFDRSARRVRLTAAGARLLPEARAVLAAADRVRNVARSGVERPSQTLRLGSSAGMGSRLTGVLGALSDLLPATTTKLVRAPARARLARVASGQLDAAFVRGVTSAGGVELIEVWQDRLLAVLPASYPIGEDATVRLADLAALPLRIVPRQRNAPLFDLVMERCAAAGFAPTLGEHLGSLDDLIAAVGSGSPSWTVIYQPEADTLRHPSVQFVPTEPALLMPTALAVPETATSRQVAPLLRACAAAGAGDHET, from the coding sequence GTGGAGTTGCGTCAGCTCGAATACTTCGTCGCCGTCGCGGAGGAGTTGCACTTCGGGCGTGCGGCGGCGAATCTGGCGATCGGCCAGCCTGCGGTCAGCCAGCAGGTCGCCCGCCTGGAGCGCGAGCTCGGAGTGCAGCTGTTCGACCGGTCGGCACGAAGGGTGCGCCTCACAGCCGCAGGCGCCCGGCTGCTGCCCGAGGCCCGGGCGGTGCTGGCAGCCGCCGATCGGGTGCGCAACGTCGCTCGTTCCGGTGTGGAACGGCCGTCACAGACGCTCCGGCTCGGCAGCAGCGCGGGCATGGGAAGCAGGCTGACCGGCGTGCTCGGAGCGCTGTCCGACCTGCTTCCGGCGACCACCACCAAACTCGTGCGAGCGCCGGCCCGCGCCCGGCTCGCCCGAGTGGCGAGCGGCCAGCTGGACGCGGCCTTCGTCCGGGGTGTGACCAGCGCCGGTGGCGTCGAGTTGATCGAGGTCTGGCAGGACCGCCTGCTGGCCGTGCTGCCGGCGTCATACCCGATCGGCGAGGACGCGACGGTCCGGTTGGCCGACCTGGCCGCGCTGCCGTTGCGGATCGTGCCGCGCCAGCGGAACGCCCCACTGTTCGATCTGGTGATGGAAAGGTGCGCGGCAGCCGGATTCGCGCCGACGCTCGGCGAACACCTGGGTTCTCTCGACGACCTGATCGCGGCGGTGGGCTCGGGCAGCCCGAGCTGGACGGTGATCTACCAACCCGAGGCGGACACCCTGCGGCATCCGTCGGTGCAGTTCGTCCCGACCGAGCCGGCTCTGCTGATGCCCACCGCTCTGGCGGTGCCGGAGACGGCGACCTCCCGCCAGGTGGCGCCGCTCCTGCGCGCCTGCGCCGCGGCCGGAGCCGGCGATCACGAAACCTGA
- a CDS encoding methyltransferase domain-containing protein, whose product MRSYDELVDEAAHVDVSGWDFSWLDGRAVEERPGWGYAGLLATALSEVGSGLDLQTGGGEVVDSVARLPDRMAVTEGWSPNAAAARNRLGPRGVQVVEVAEGAPLPWPDASFELVSSRHPVRAPWPEIARVLRPGGRYLAQHVGPASAFELIEWFTGPLPTEVREGRHPRHDRAGATAAGLVVDEIRSARCRMEFFDIGAVVYILRKCVWWVPDFSVERYDARLRELDAHLRRHGTFVAHSTRLLVRAHKPD is encoded by the coding sequence ATGAGGTCGTACGACGAACTGGTGGACGAGGCAGCGCACGTCGACGTGTCCGGGTGGGACTTCTCCTGGCTGGACGGACGAGCCGTCGAGGAGCGGCCGGGCTGGGGCTACGCCGGCCTGCTCGCGACCGCACTGTCCGAAGTGGGCAGCGGGCTGGATCTGCAGACCGGTGGGGGAGAGGTGGTCGACTCCGTAGCACGGCTGCCCGACCGCATGGCGGTGACCGAGGGATGGTCACCGAACGCTGCGGCAGCCCGGAATCGGTTGGGTCCCAGGGGTGTCCAGGTGGTGGAGGTCGCCGAGGGTGCACCGCTGCCGTGGCCGGACGCGTCGTTCGAGCTGGTGTCCTCCCGGCATCCGGTGCGCGCACCGTGGCCGGAGATCGCACGCGTGTTGCGTCCCGGCGGGCGCTACCTCGCCCAGCACGTCGGACCTGCATCGGCGTTCGAACTCATCGAATGGTTCACCGGGCCGTTGCCGACGGAGGTGCGCGAGGGTCGTCATCCCCGCCACGACCGGGCGGGAGCGACGGCCGCCGGCCTGGTGGTGGACGAGATCCGCAGCGCACGCTGCCGGATGGAGTTCTTCGACATCGGTGCCGTGGTGTACATCCTGCGCAAGTGCGTGTGGTGGGTGCCCGACTTCAGCGTCGAGCGGTATGACGCGCGCCTGCGCGAGCTCGACGCACACCTGCGCCGGCACGGCACGTTCGTCGCGCACTCCACCAGGCTGCTGGTCCGCGCCCACAAGCCGGACTGA
- a CDS encoding nuclear transport factor 2 family protein — MSTQTIEARDVVQAYLKALVAGDLERIADSFTEDATWTLYGGLPLSGVRRGRQAIVDFLTSAVALFVPGTLTFTFGDITAEHDRAVLEWRARGTATATGKEYDNEYCGVFVVRDGRISEVREYLDTQHVAETLFAEAA; from the coding sequence ATGTCCACCCAGACCATCGAAGCGCGCGACGTCGTCCAGGCATATCTGAAGGCGCTGGTCGCCGGTGACCTCGAGAGGATCGCCGACAGTTTCACCGAGGACGCCACCTGGACCCTGTATGGCGGGCTGCCGTTGTCGGGGGTGCGCCGGGGTCGGCAGGCGATCGTCGACTTCCTGACGAGCGCCGTCGCGCTCTTCGTGCCGGGCACCCTGACGTTCACCTTCGGCGACATCACGGCCGAGCACGATCGGGCGGTGCTCGAGTGGCGAGCCCGCGGCACCGCCACCGCCACCGGCAAGGAGTACGACAACGAGTACTGCGGGGTCTTCGTCGTCCGGGACGGCCGGATCAGTGAGGTCCGCGAGTACCTTGACACCCAGCACGTCGCCGAGACCTTGTTCGCAGAGGCTGCCTGA
- a CDS encoding zinc-binding dehydrogenase, protein MRAAIPDGRGSIAWADVPEPRVGRHDVLVAVEAYSVNRGETFLLDAPPDGWRPGKDVAGAVLDVGAEVTALAVGQRVVAHPEHSGWAERVGVPADRVAALPDSIPSRTAAALPLAGLTALRLIRTIGEIPGRTMLFTGASGGVGHYFVELAAGLGARVTVMCSSVDRGQRLLALGAEQLVTDISDAAGPFDVVIESVGGDLFAATWRLLRTRGLLVWMGQASHTRPTIDFFDWTGGANATMRKFLYSESDVSDAADLATLVRLVASGRLHPEITAVADWTDTASVITDLLARRVRGNAVLEVTRMATTDPSTPTTSR, encoded by the coding sequence ATGAGAGCAGCGATCCCCGACGGACGAGGGTCGATCGCATGGGCCGACGTTCCGGAGCCGCGTGTCGGCAGGCACGACGTGCTCGTCGCGGTCGAGGCGTACTCCGTCAACCGCGGCGAGACGTTCCTGCTCGACGCGCCCCCGGACGGGTGGCGACCGGGCAAGGACGTGGCCGGTGCCGTCCTCGACGTGGGCGCCGAGGTCACCGCGCTGGCCGTGGGACAGCGTGTCGTCGCGCACCCCGAGCACTCCGGCTGGGCCGAGCGGGTCGGCGTACCGGCGGACCGGGTGGCTGCACTCCCGGACTCGATCCCGAGCCGGACAGCGGCCGCGCTGCCGCTGGCGGGTCTCACCGCGCTGCGGCTGATCCGAACGATCGGCGAGATCCCAGGACGCACAATGCTGTTCACCGGTGCGTCGGGAGGAGTTGGCCACTACTTCGTGGAGCTCGCTGCCGGGCTCGGAGCCCGCGTGACGGTGATGTGTTCGTCGGTCGACCGTGGGCAGCGGCTGCTCGCACTCGGCGCCGAACAGCTGGTGACCGACATCTCCGACGCAGCGGGCCCGTTCGACGTTGTGATCGAGAGCGTCGGCGGCGACCTCTTCGCGGCCACCTGGCGCCTGCTGCGGACCCGTGGCCTGCTCGTCTGGATGGGACAGGCGAGTCACACCCGGCCGACGATCGACTTCTTCGACTGGACCGGCGGCGCGAACGCCACGATGCGCAAGTTCCTCTACTCGGAGTCCGACGTGAGTGACGCTGCCGACCTGGCCACCCTCGTGCGGCTCGTGGCGTCCGGCCGGTTGCACCCGGAGATCACCGCGGTGGCGGACTGGACCGACACCGCGTCGGTCATCACCGACCTGCTCGCCCGCCGGGTCCGAGGGAACGCCGTGCTGGAAGTGACGCGTATGGCCACGACGGATCCGAGCACACCGACCACCTCGAGGTGA